From a single Daphnia pulex isolate KAP4 chromosome 2, ASM2113471v1 genomic region:
- the LOC124188314 gene encoding influenza virus NS1A-binding protein homolog isoform X1, whose product MKLEGREIETMAMGAATATNGDATPVDIPGRRLYVNGGDEKKNGASLHHKHQHSSRSSDDDEVPDDDSIMERTPSMIFTDAEFNSSTLQGLSKLRKNRQFCDVILQVGTWEIPAHRVILACCSPYLFELFSTDDGGKCSEENIITYKLNGGFEKDSFEQLINYAYTGKMEVAASQVKAVYVAAVRLKMERVVNYCAQYLVDNLDPATAIEIRSLPGIQRNSELAARVDAYLAEEITSVATTKALRNLPLVQVEVLASSREEMALRDANVTILCNLVLEWIHRNWEPAQLNVDQLTAKTHLLYLNLDNSLHDCVDIESGDVIDSDIVQDYKKMSLRLSQPGSKNKRRGSSQQPSRPRHSLYSRNISEVATGSETIPEELEWRVVAATQMGEKSIMALTVINGRMTNLSVLQRLNAAPNGASNIDGMLTPLSTPGQSRPPSVERSTESLSAIPHMSTPRCAVGCANLNNALFVCGGYDRGECLRTVELYDPSLNRWSQLPSMREARGRFDIAVIEGKVYAVGGCNGTTELATAEVYSSDNSKWTALPPLELARSNVAVCDLAGKVYVIGGWNGQCGMKQCNIFDPVEGKWTEIEPLNYGRYQAAVTTRLGKLYAVGGCDAWNCLNTVEVYDPATGMWDFLPPMNTARRGCGVTLYQNKLYVVGGSDGTQSLCTTEVFDFETNSWSPGPSMTSCRANISVTVIDGKLFAVGGFSGKVFLNSVEYLDSESMEWTTFVNRTSAEDTRSEASAFSRRESQITLPPVDEENMEEKIPGSQADSSGCESDEHSS is encoded by the exons ATGAAACTCGAAGGAAGAG AGATCGAGACTATGGCTATGGGTGCTGCCACGGCGACGAATGGCGACGCAACACCGGTGGACATCCCCGGCCGTCGCCTGTACGTTAATGGCGGagatgagaagaagaacggCGCCAGTCTTCATCACAAACATCAGCACTCGTCTCGATCCTCGGATGACGACGAGGTGCCCGATG ATGACTCGATCATGGAGCGGACGCCTTCTATGATCTTTACCGATGCCGAATTTAATTCGAGCACGTTGCAGGGCCTCTCCAAGCTGCGCAAGAATCGACAGTTTTGCGACGTCATTCTGCAG GTGGGGACGTGGGAGATTCCGGCTCACCGGGTGATTCTGGCGTGCTGCAGCCCTTACCTGTTTGAGCTGTTTTCGACGGACGACGGCGGCAAGTGCAGCGAGGAGAACATCATCACCTACAAGCTCAACGGCGGCTTTGAGAAGGATTCGTTCGAGCAACTCATCAACTACGCCTACACGGGAAA AATGGAAGTGGCGGCCAGTCAGGTCAAGGCGGTCTACGTGGCGGCCGTAAGGCTCAAGATGGAGCGAGTTGTCAACTACTGCGCCCAGTACTTGGTCGACAACCTGGATCCTGCCACGGCCATCGAGATCCGTTCCCTGCCCGGTATCCAGCGCAACTCTGAATTGGCGGCTCGAGTCGATGCCTATCTGGCGGAAGAG ATCACGAGCGTGGCCACCACAAAAGCCTTGCGCAACCTCCCTCTGGTCCAGGTGGAAGTCCTAGCCTCTTCACGGGAGGAAATGGCTCTACGCGATGCCAATGTCACCATCCTTTGCAATTTAGTTTTGGAATGGATCCATCGCAATTGGGAGCCGGCTCAGCTCAATGTCGATCAGTTGACGGCTAAA ACGCATTTGCTTTACTTGAACTTGGACAATTCCCTGCACGATTGTGTCGACATTGAGAGCGGCGACGTCATTGATTCGGACATTGTCCAGGATTATAAGAAGATGTCTCTTCGTCTTTCCCAGCCTGGCAGCAAG AATAAACGCAGGGGGTCGTCACAGCAACCGTCCCGTCCTCGACACTCTCTTTACAG CCGCAATATTTCGGAAGTGGCGACTGGTTCGGAAACCATTCCGGAAGAGTTGGAATGGCGCGTAGTGGCCGCCACGCAGATGGGCGAGAAGAGCATCATGGCGTTGACGGTCATCAATGGTCGCATGACCAATCTTTCTGTTCTACAGAGACTTAACGCCGCCCCCAACGGCGCTAG caaTATCGACGGTATGTTGACCCCTCTGTCGACACCTGGACAGTCTAGACCACCCAGTGTTGAAAGATCCACCGAATCTCTCAGCGCCATTCCTCACATGAGCACTCCTCGTTGCGCTGTTGGATGTGCCAATTTGAACAACGCCCTTTTCGTTTGCG GTGGCTACGATCGTGGCGAATGCTTGAGGACCGTCGAACTCTACGATCCTTCTCTTAACCGATGGAGCCAATTACCGTCCATGCGTGAGGCCCGCGGCCGTTTTGATATCGCCGTCATCGAGGGTAAAGTCTATGCTGTCGGCGGTTGCAATGGAACTACTGAATTAGCTACGGCAGAAGTCTACAGCAGTGACAACTCAAAATGGACGGCTTTGCCACCTCTGGAGTTGGCTCGCTCTAATGTTG ctgTCTGCGATCTCGCTGGAAAGGTGTACGTAATTGGCGGATGGAATGGCCAGTGTGGCATGAAACAGTGCAATATATTTGACCCTGTCGAAGGGAAATGGACAGAAATTGAACCTCTTAATTATG GCCGGTATCAAGCTGCCGTGACCACCAGATTGGGCAAACTGTATGCCGTGGGTGGATGTGACGCTTGGAACTGCTTGAACACTGTAGAAGTTTACGATCCTGCAACTGGAATGTGGGACTTTTTGCCACCCATGAACACGGCTCGTCGAGGCTGTGGCGTTACCCTTTACCAGA ACAAGTTGTACGTCGTTGGTGGCTCGGATGGTACCCAGTCCCTGTGTACGACAGAAGTATTTGATTTCGAGACCAATTCTTGGTCGCCTGGACCGTCCATGACTTCATGTCGTGCCAACATCAGCGTAACAGTCATCGATGGCAAACTCTTTGCTGTTGGTGGATTTTCAG GCAAAGTCTTTTTAAATAGTGTTGAATACCTTGACTCCGAGTCTATGGAGTGGACGACTTTCGTCAACCGAACCTCAGCTGAAGACACGCGGTCAGAGGCTAGCGCTTTCAGCCGAAGAGAGTCGCAAATCACCTTGCCTCCCGTCGATGAAGAAAACATGGAAGAGAAAATCCCTGGCAGTCAAGCTGATTCTAGCGGGTGTGAATCTGATGAGCATTCATCCTAA
- the LOC124188314 gene encoding influenza virus NS1A-binding protein homolog isoform X2, giving the protein MAMGAATATNGDATPVDIPGRRLYVNGGDEKKNGASLHHKHQHSSRSSDDDEVPDDDSIMERTPSMIFTDAEFNSSTLQGLSKLRKNRQFCDVILQVGTWEIPAHRVILACCSPYLFELFSTDDGGKCSEENIITYKLNGGFEKDSFEQLINYAYTGKMEVAASQVKAVYVAAVRLKMERVVNYCAQYLVDNLDPATAIEIRSLPGIQRNSELAARVDAYLAEEITSVATTKALRNLPLVQVEVLASSREEMALRDANVTILCNLVLEWIHRNWEPAQLNVDQLTAKTHLLYLNLDNSLHDCVDIESGDVIDSDIVQDYKKMSLRLSQPGSKNKRRGSSQQPSRPRHSLYSRNISEVATGSETIPEELEWRVVAATQMGEKSIMALTVINGRMTNLSVLQRLNAAPNGASNIDGMLTPLSTPGQSRPPSVERSTESLSAIPHMSTPRCAVGCANLNNALFVCGGYDRGECLRTVELYDPSLNRWSQLPSMREARGRFDIAVIEGKVYAVGGCNGTTELATAEVYSSDNSKWTALPPLELARSNVAVCDLAGKVYVIGGWNGQCGMKQCNIFDPVEGKWTEIEPLNYGRYQAAVTTRLGKLYAVGGCDAWNCLNTVEVYDPATGMWDFLPPMNTARRGCGVTLYQNKLYVVGGSDGTQSLCTTEVFDFETNSWSPGPSMTSCRANISVTVIDGKLFAVGGFSGKVFLNSVEYLDSESMEWTTFVNRTSAEDTRSEASAFSRRESQITLPPVDEENMEEKIPGSQADSSGCESDEHSS; this is encoded by the exons ATGGCTATGGGTGCTGCCACGGCGACGAATGGCGACGCAACACCGGTGGACATCCCCGGCCGTCGCCTGTACGTTAATGGCGGagatgagaagaagaacggCGCCAGTCTTCATCACAAACATCAGCACTCGTCTCGATCCTCGGATGACGACGAGGTGCCCGATG ATGACTCGATCATGGAGCGGACGCCTTCTATGATCTTTACCGATGCCGAATTTAATTCGAGCACGTTGCAGGGCCTCTCCAAGCTGCGCAAGAATCGACAGTTTTGCGACGTCATTCTGCAG GTGGGGACGTGGGAGATTCCGGCTCACCGGGTGATTCTGGCGTGCTGCAGCCCTTACCTGTTTGAGCTGTTTTCGACGGACGACGGCGGCAAGTGCAGCGAGGAGAACATCATCACCTACAAGCTCAACGGCGGCTTTGAGAAGGATTCGTTCGAGCAACTCATCAACTACGCCTACACGGGAAA AATGGAAGTGGCGGCCAGTCAGGTCAAGGCGGTCTACGTGGCGGCCGTAAGGCTCAAGATGGAGCGAGTTGTCAACTACTGCGCCCAGTACTTGGTCGACAACCTGGATCCTGCCACGGCCATCGAGATCCGTTCCCTGCCCGGTATCCAGCGCAACTCTGAATTGGCGGCTCGAGTCGATGCCTATCTGGCGGAAGAG ATCACGAGCGTGGCCACCACAAAAGCCTTGCGCAACCTCCCTCTGGTCCAGGTGGAAGTCCTAGCCTCTTCACGGGAGGAAATGGCTCTACGCGATGCCAATGTCACCATCCTTTGCAATTTAGTTTTGGAATGGATCCATCGCAATTGGGAGCCGGCTCAGCTCAATGTCGATCAGTTGACGGCTAAA ACGCATTTGCTTTACTTGAACTTGGACAATTCCCTGCACGATTGTGTCGACATTGAGAGCGGCGACGTCATTGATTCGGACATTGTCCAGGATTATAAGAAGATGTCTCTTCGTCTTTCCCAGCCTGGCAGCAAG AATAAACGCAGGGGGTCGTCACAGCAACCGTCCCGTCCTCGACACTCTCTTTACAG CCGCAATATTTCGGAAGTGGCGACTGGTTCGGAAACCATTCCGGAAGAGTTGGAATGGCGCGTAGTGGCCGCCACGCAGATGGGCGAGAAGAGCATCATGGCGTTGACGGTCATCAATGGTCGCATGACCAATCTTTCTGTTCTACAGAGACTTAACGCCGCCCCCAACGGCGCTAG caaTATCGACGGTATGTTGACCCCTCTGTCGACACCTGGACAGTCTAGACCACCCAGTGTTGAAAGATCCACCGAATCTCTCAGCGCCATTCCTCACATGAGCACTCCTCGTTGCGCTGTTGGATGTGCCAATTTGAACAACGCCCTTTTCGTTTGCG GTGGCTACGATCGTGGCGAATGCTTGAGGACCGTCGAACTCTACGATCCTTCTCTTAACCGATGGAGCCAATTACCGTCCATGCGTGAGGCCCGCGGCCGTTTTGATATCGCCGTCATCGAGGGTAAAGTCTATGCTGTCGGCGGTTGCAATGGAACTACTGAATTAGCTACGGCAGAAGTCTACAGCAGTGACAACTCAAAATGGACGGCTTTGCCACCTCTGGAGTTGGCTCGCTCTAATGTTG ctgTCTGCGATCTCGCTGGAAAGGTGTACGTAATTGGCGGATGGAATGGCCAGTGTGGCATGAAACAGTGCAATATATTTGACCCTGTCGAAGGGAAATGGACAGAAATTGAACCTCTTAATTATG GCCGGTATCAAGCTGCCGTGACCACCAGATTGGGCAAACTGTATGCCGTGGGTGGATGTGACGCTTGGAACTGCTTGAACACTGTAGAAGTTTACGATCCTGCAACTGGAATGTGGGACTTTTTGCCACCCATGAACACGGCTCGTCGAGGCTGTGGCGTTACCCTTTACCAGA ACAAGTTGTACGTCGTTGGTGGCTCGGATGGTACCCAGTCCCTGTGTACGACAGAAGTATTTGATTTCGAGACCAATTCTTGGTCGCCTGGACCGTCCATGACTTCATGTCGTGCCAACATCAGCGTAACAGTCATCGATGGCAAACTCTTTGCTGTTGGTGGATTTTCAG GCAAAGTCTTTTTAAATAGTGTTGAATACCTTGACTCCGAGTCTATGGAGTGGACGACTTTCGTCAACCGAACCTCAGCTGAAGACACGCGGTCAGAGGCTAGCGCTTTCAGCCGAAGAGAGTCGCAAATCACCTTGCCTCCCGTCGATGAAGAAAACATGGAAGAGAAAATCCCTGGCAGTCAAGCTGATTCTAGCGGGTGTGAATCTGATGAGCATTCATCCTAA